GTGTAGAGTGTATCTATTGTTTGTCTAGAAGAATAGCTAATACAATTAATTATGGGaaactaaaactttattaactagAAATAAGATGCGTTTTAGTAATAGTGATCaagattagttaaaaaatagaaagttaattgtttttaatcatcCTTCAATGATGTCTGTTGCTGAGGTTGAAGGGTTGTCAAAGAATGCATGGTTTTCAGGTCGAAAAAAGCGCTTGAGAACCTGGAGATCTTTATACTTTTCTTTGCTGATCGCCAAATCAGTAGGGTAAAGCTGCATCAGCGTTGTAAGATTTCTAAGAATTGATCCCTTCTTCTGGGGTTTTGCTAATACAACGGTTTACATTGAGCCATTCCAATTATTTCTATATGACACCAATTTGGGATGCTGAGCCTCAAATAGGATTTCCTGCACAGGTCTTGTGGGAAAAGGACATGTCGCTTTATAGTTTCATGTGGTCAGTGAAGGTTTAAAACTGGTTTCGAGAAAAACGAATAACATTGAATGGTGTTGGTTTAGCTCTAGCTTCTTCTAGGACTCTACACCAGTCTTCTGGCAACTCCACATCAGCCTTTTGGTTTACCAGGCCCATGTCTCTGTCACACTCCATATAAGAGTGTCCTTTGATGAGGAAAGTTAGCTTGACAGTCTTGAAGAGCTTGTTGGTGTGGATCATTGTGTGGAAGAAACGGATgattgtgaaatttttattctgTCCTGCACACCCATCACAAAAAGCCTCAAGGTCAGTGACATTACTTGAaagatgatttataaaaaaatgatataacaTTGACGCAACGTCATCTGCACCCTTCTTTCCTTTGGTTTCGTCCtaggtatatatgtatacatcaTTTGTGGACAGCATGTGAATGTTGAAAGATACAAAAGTAAGTTGGCGACGGTACTGCACGTCTTGTTTGGCATATgtagatttttttgataatcaAATGATATTGCCTCAACAGCATTAGTTGCATGAGCACGTCTGCGTGCCTCCGACTTTCTTGTGTAAAATGTATCAGCTTTGCGTTTGTGAAGTTCATGTTGTTTggtcaatttttctttttccacaCGTAGGACATCTACGTCTCCTTCATTCTTTAAGATGCATTTTTCTACAtgctctatttttaaaactaactcGTCACAAGTCGCACAAGTGTCTTTCCTAGGGTATCCAAACCCTATATTAAAGTCCTTAACAAACACTCTGCGATAAGTTTCGTAAGTTATCTCTATGTCAGGATGTGTTTCTCGGAAGAGGGCGTGCATTTTGCTGACATTAAGTTCCGCTGAAAGATACAGCTTTCTAGTTTTGCCAAGCGCATAGTGAGAATGTCTTCCACGAAAGCTTGATATGTGTGCTCGGATAGCTGCTGTCACATGGTCAGGAAGCCTGCGTAGCCTATTCTTATGTCGCCCTCTAGTATCTTTAGGAGGACACcctattgtaaaaaaaactcaattttaagTGTGAGTAATAGAAACGAATAAGTTGATTGGAGGGAGGGAGTGGGGTGTGGGTGGTAAGAGttgcacatttttatttaactgttgTCCTGTtgttactaaataaacaaatttctcgtgaatacaagtttttttgtcacaaatcaaaattttggtAACAAAAGAATCTCTTTCTCTGCCCTTCCCATTTAATTAAGAATAACCCacacttactaaaaaaaataaaacataattaatccTCCTAGTGGTAGTGCTAGTATAGGCTATAAGTTAATGAATATCTTTCCATAAACAGTCAGCCTTTATGACTACAGTTAGTCTAAGTTATGcagtttattaatttaactgTTATAAGTTGGCATTGCACTATCTGTATAGTACAGGTTGCTAGACAGTGTGAAAAAAGGTGTAATACATAAACATCAACTCGATAAAGAGGTTCTACTGGGTGTTTAGccattgtacaaaaaaaaaacagtcaactGGTATTATTACAGTCTACAGTCTAATCTAAGTAATGacaatttatgatatttttgcaatacaaaataaaacgtGAAAACATCTAGTAACATGAACTgattgttataatattttaatttagcagtACCAGATCTAGTCATGATTAACTTTGTAATACAAAAATAGGTATATGTATAGATGCCTTTTCAACAatttataattatgataatataaactattataataattatcacaattatacattttttaaataggcaTACTTTgtgtaataattatattttgctACTTACCTGTTGAGGTTAAGGCTTTTTTGATGGTTTGTACTTTTCTGTTTGTAATGCCAAACAAGACAATAAAGGCTTTGAAGCAGACTTTCTGTTCTACATAGGTTCCACCACGCAGAACTTGTACATGATAAGAATAGCTAAATTCATGGAACTGGGTTTCCCCTTCACGATGAGTAGGTCTTCTCTTCAACACTTTCTTTGTCGTAATAAGAGAAGATAGGAATGAGTCTTGTTCGTCTTTTGAAGGGTAAGCATTGAATGCTTCAATAAGAACTGCTCTGTCCTCAAGATTTGTTTTTTCGAAGCACTGCAAAAATGTGCACTGGCAGTTATTGCCAATTGTGTGGTTTGAAAGTCGAGCTTTTTTCGCCTTATCTTTTTTAGAACCTAATAATTTTCCTTTCTTTGGCTTGTCCGCTAGTTGTGGAAAATCAGTTGCATCCGCCATTTCAAAAggtttgtttacaattttgtcGATTCTAATTGGTTTAGCGTTGTCACATGCTTTACAGCGAGGAATGTGATCGTTCTTCCAGCGGACAGATAAACTTGTAAGCTAAATATCTGTGTAATTTGATTGGTTTTCTGGTTATATAGtcaattattatatagtttagcTGGAGCCGAATATAACAGGGGCAATAAacctaaaaatgcaaaaatgcaGCTTGATCGTTTTTCCAGtgtggtcttcatatatatatatatatatatatatatatatatatatatatatatatatatatatatatatatatatcaaaatatcattactattctataaaataCAAAGTGGAATGTCATGTTGCAGCATTTCACtttgtatattttatcaaaattccCTCACTATACTTGCAACTTATTTACacttaataactaaactaaattttcttatttaaaaattgtatagcAAATCGTAATATaactttaaactatataaaaacaaccaaaattaataattattataaaggCGCAGGTGCTGCAAACCCGTTTGGCTGAATGACCAAAGTTCAATTTTCCCAGTTTTcctatcatttttttttagaagtacaAAAAAGGActtgtttttttgcaattagaCAATCATGATTTTCATCTTTTACTAGAAACTTTagtctctttaaaaaaaataaagtattgatttgttgattttttccCGACTGCATCCAATACTTGCTACCCCTAGAATGCAATGTATTCGGAGCTTTTAAAAAGCACACAAATGCTTGAGATGCATGTATTGAAATAAACTATGGTTTCACAATGACTATTTCAAACCAGATGGAAAAAATGtgggttttaaataaaagaaatagacTCAAATCAAACCTGACAGATTCATCAAATatgaatgtattaaaaaaagaaaagttttcttCTAATAATATTAGGATAAGTAAAAAAGCAACGTAAAagacttttatactttttataaaatagtcaATCAAAcgtttttgtttgatttgtGTTGGAATGTTTTCGAAAAGGTAAACCAGAGGAAGTCTGAACTCAATGCATTAAGTGTCAACTTCTAGCTCATGAGTCATGCATAACTAGAAACTCATTGTCTTTCATTTGTAATGACAACAATGATTTTTGTTGCTTATAGAATTGtaactatttatattgtttaacaaTGTTAATgaaagcaaaacaatttttttttaagtttttgtatacTTACTTTATTACacgatcaatttttttttgttcaaaaaattacaatggTGTGATGGGATTCAAAAATGGCCAGGcaagttgtgtttttttttaaaaagggcaacaaaaatatatgttttaacttcaaaaaacacGACTTACGTTCATTGGGCTCACTGATAAGgaacaaatagtttaaatttatttcaactgagattccttgaaaaaaaaagaggtataataaattgttggattacatttacataaggcggtattatataaatttttttttgaggccCTGGCCGGTgccaattaaactttttaatttttttttttttgtttttttttttttgttatgtatttttgttatgtattttttgttccATAGTATACATTTTCGTGATTACATAATAAAGATTCATTAagattaaatatacatataaatataaaaaataaaaaaaataaaaaatcacaaacataaataataaacaaacttctTTAATACGAACTGTAAGAAGAACGCGGGATACTTGCAGAAGACCAAAAggtcttatcatcaagaaccGCTTTACATtgtcatacatatatatatatatatatatatatatatatatatatatatatatatatatatatatatatatatatatatatatatatatatatatatatatatatatatatatatatatatatatatatatatatatatatatatatatatatatatatatatatatacgtatagaaaaattaaaatatttacaaaatttttacgttaagttgttacattataattgtATTAAAGTGTAAGATAACAATTATACAAACATGTATCGTTACTTTTTCTTAATATTACCACGTTTATTGCAAACGTAatgtttgaaatatataataaagtatattaaaaattagagTTTATATAAGAAGCTAGCAGTgaacaaatttagaaaaaatcagtaagtaaacttttatactttaaaatactttttttaatagtttttttaaagccatTTAAGTTTTCAAGGTTAATAATATTtcgattaagtaataaaaacttattccaGATATGAGGTGCAcgataagtaattttaaattgcacAAGCTTAGTTTTGCATGAAGGCTCAAAAAGGGTATATTTGTGCGCAACAGGTATTTATACTCGGGCTTTTGTTTATAAAGACTATAGAAAATTGAAGGAGTTTTTTGCATTTCACTATTATACATAAGACTTagaacattatatatatttagttcaaACAATGTTAGTAAAGACATCTGTTCAAAAAGAGGCTTTGTgtgttcgtttttttttttaaattaattactcgTATAGCATGCTTCTGTTTACGATAGAGAGGTTCTAGTTTGCTTTTATAGGTACTACCCCATGCTGTATTACcgtaatttaaataactttgaacaAAGCTATAGTAGATTTGTTTGAGTAGCGGCTTTTTCAATAAATGGCGTGATCGGTATATTATTCCgatacttttagatattttactACTTAAATAGGCGATATTTTTAATCCAATTTAGATTttcgtcaataaaaacacctaaaaatttagtaacatTATCCCTACTTATTTCtctattttcaataaacaattttgGACGAGAAGATtcgacttctttttttttataagaaggatgaaataaagaaaacttcGTTTTACTTAAGTTaagagaaagtttatttgccCTTAACCATccagaaattttttcttattcttgaTTCATTTCTACGCACAGTTCGTTTATAATTTTTCCGGAGATAAAAAAGTTgctatcatcagcaaacattatagttgAAATTCTTTTTGATGCCCAATAGAGATCGTTAACgtagattaaaaaaagcaaaggcCCAAGTATTGAACCCAGAGGAACACCACACTTTAATATGGAGGGATTAGAGAGTTTATTATCTCCATAGTATATAGATTGCACACGTTTATCGAAGTAGCTTTCTATTAATTTGTTCGTTCTACCCCTTATGCCATACATGTTAagctttgataataatattttgtggtcgactgtatcaaaagccttaGAGAGATCTATGAATACACCTAATGTAACTTCTCCGTttgtaaaagagttttttatttcatcaactaGGTGAAGGATTGCGTGTTCAGCtgatgtatttttttgaaagccgAATTGCTTggagtaaataaaattattttctttaaaaaaaatatatactctaTTGTGCATAATTCTCTCAAGTATCTTAGAGAATGTAGAAAGTATtgatattggtctgtaattgCCTATTTCACTTGTatctcctgatttaaaaataggttttacTTTCGCAGTTTTCAGTTTTTCAGGAAAGATACCTTCCTCTAAgaagtgtttaaatattttaaataaacgaaCTTTAAGCTCGTTTTGGCAATTAATTATAATGTTGCTATTGATGTCGTCGATTCCGGttgctttgtttctttttgGGCTTTTAAAAGCATTGTTAAATTCTAACAtggttagtttttttgttattcaattcatttttattacgatctaaatatttatcaaaagatttatttgcaCAAGGAACTTGGGAAGCAAGTTTAGATCCTATATTAACAAAGAAGTTGTTAAACTCATTTGCAATGACGTTTTCATCATGAATTGTTTTGTGGTTGATTTTTGTAGTTTTAGGAAAGCACGTTAATTTTTGGTTTAccaataatttcatttaataattgcCATGTTTTCCTAGAATCTGTTTGACACTTATCAAGcagtttattataataattagcTTTAgcggttttttttattttctcgaAGAGACTTGCATAACTCTTGTATTCCGATTTTGTTTTatcgcatttttttttaaggtacttTATATATAATCGTTGTTTCCGCTTAGATGATTTTTTAAgacctttactcaaccaaggtGAGTTTatgtctttaaatttaattgtttttactactTTGGGGAAGTGTTTATcataaagaaatacaaaaatatctatGAACGTATTATACATTAAATTCGTATCATTTGAGGATTCTAAATTTGACCAATCAATATTGGCTAACTCACTTTTAAAGTTAACCTGGCTATCCAAAGAAAAATGTCGCCttgtgattgtttttttttcatttattttaattttatttgaggtacttattgaaataaatatcggAAAGTGATccgatataaatgttttaattactcCTTTCTTTAAGGAGATTtcaaataaagaatttgttagTATATTATCTATTAGTGTTGCCGAATTTTTTGTAATTCGGGTTGGTTTATTTATAAGAGGAATTACACcgatttgaaataaattattgtaaaaactttgtgtttctatattattttcataatttagaGCATTAAGATTAAAATCTCCTaggataaataattttttttttcttgtaagcttttcaaaataatattttgaagatgATTTGAGAATATTTCTGTTGATGTTTGTGGCGGTTTATAACAGCATGATATTAAGGTATTCTTAGAGTCATTGTTAATGATTTCAATAGAAACAAATTCCCTGTCGTAATCAGATGTGCATAGGTCGTTTCGTAATTTATACCGCAAACTATTTTTGATGTAAATTACAACACCCCCGCCTCTTTTTTTCGATTTCCTCTGCAAATGCACTCCTTCAtggttatttaatttaaaaagcgtGTTTTCGTTAAATTCGTCATCAGTTAACCATGTTTCGcctaaacaaataatattaaaaataaaattgctttcctctaagaatattttaaagttttcaaaatttgcttTAGCACTTCTAATATTAAGATGAACAAGAGAAAGGCTCTCATAAGGtttaacatcttttaaatacttatttatttcatCTGGAAACATGTAAGGTTTTTCCATATTCATTAATGAAAAgttatcaataaagtttttgtcaaggtcatatttatcaaaagtattttgatcatttattttaaaaaccttatctgaaatgttttcaaaaagaCTTTCGTATTCAAACGTTTTCGGATTCATTTTAAAGGGTTTCGTTATtgatatattatcaataaaaatatccaaaaatataaataagaattaaataaaccgtaaataaaataagtaaaaaattactttttatttgtcttCCACTCGCGTACAATAAGCTTGTCGTATGATATGTAAGCAAATTTTCCCAACtttctttcaattttcattttttcacgCAATTCCTTTCTTATTTTATTCGTTTCCATGCAGTAATCttcgttaatatatatatattttttccttttaactTTGAGGCATTTCTTAAAATTTCCTCCTTATCTTTAAAGTCcaataatttcagaaaaattgtTCTGTTCTCTTTTACACCTTTTTTACCAGCTCTATGTGCTctttcaatatttacattttctacACCCAAGTActcattaaatatttctttactttttg
This genomic interval from Hydra vulgaris chromosome 01, alternate assembly HydraT2T_AEP contains the following:
- the LOC136074619 gene encoding uncharacterized protein LOC136074619; the protein is MNPKTFEYESLFENISDKVFKINDQNTFDKYDLDKNFIDNFSLMNMEKPYMFPDEINKYLKDVKPYESLSLVHLNIRSAKANFENFKIFLEESNFIFNIICLGETWLTDDEFNENTLFKLNNHEGVHLQRKSKKRGGGVVIYIKNSLRYKLRNDLCTSDYDREFVSIEIINNDSKNTLISCYFNLNALNYENNIETQSFYNNLFQIGVIPLINKPTRITKNSATLIDNILTNSLFEISLKKGVIKTFISDHFPIFISISTSNKIKINEKKTITRRHFSLDSQVNFKKEGIFPEKLKTAKVKPIFKSGDTSEIGNYRPISILSTFSKILERIMHNRVYIFFKENNFIYSKQFGFQKNTSAEHAILHLVDEIKNSFTNGEVTLGVFIDLSKAFDTVDHKILLSKLNMYGIRGRTNKLIESYFDKRVQSIYYGDNKLSNPSILKCGVPLGSILGPLLFLIYVNDLYWASKRISTIMFADDSNFFISGKIINELCVEMNQE